A part of Blastopirellula retiformator genomic DNA contains:
- a CDS encoding phage major capsid protein — MVSLNGLLNWQAVGRELAAGDRDRKKTARRQGIHESQAPNRAERELCLAILEGQVAANEYSLARAFESLVPNGHEILRSWQGSMAGRPQGVNLVKESINTSAFAHINQAFMYQKLMEQFNKPELIAQQLVTIEPTTKKWERKPGVGQLGDGARKVAEGDDYPRVTLNEDWVETQETEKRGFIVEVTKEAILFDETGMVLSMASKGAEWLAVNWEKRILDTVFGLVDRYHRKGRGIVATYGNNSGDHDWDNLQTNALVDYESIEAADLLFEDLTDPDTGEPIVIGARQMVVPGALYQTAQSIINATEIRRNTQATADVGFAASRSYSNPYSGLPAPITSPYVKARTSSSSSWFYGDFKKAFKYMQNWAPETVTAIAGNEDEFERDIAFKSKSSEMGQVAVDEPRCVQKNTE; from the coding sequence ATGGTAAGTCTCAACGGACTATTGAACTGGCAAGCCGTCGGCCGCGAATTGGCCGCCGGTGACCGTGATCGCAAGAAGACGGCCCGTCGTCAAGGCATTCACGAATCGCAGGCGCCGAACCGAGCGGAACGCGAGCTTTGCCTGGCGATCCTCGAAGGGCAAGTCGCCGCGAACGAATATTCCCTGGCCCGCGCCTTTGAAAGCTTGGTGCCGAATGGCCATGAGATCTTGCGCAGCTGGCAAGGCTCGATGGCGGGTCGACCGCAGGGCGTCAACCTGGTGAAGGAAAGCATCAACACCAGCGCGTTCGCCCACATCAACCAGGCGTTCATGTACCAGAAGTTGATGGAGCAATTTAACAAACCGGAGCTGATCGCCCAGCAGCTGGTCACCATCGAGCCGACCACGAAGAAGTGGGAACGCAAGCCTGGCGTCGGTCAGCTCGGCGACGGCGCCCGGAAGGTCGCGGAGGGTGACGACTACCCGCGCGTGACCTTGAACGAAGACTGGGTCGAAACCCAGGAAACCGAGAAGCGCGGCTTCATCGTGGAAGTGACGAAGGAAGCGATCCTCTTCGACGAAACCGGCATGGTGCTGTCGATGGCCAGCAAAGGCGCCGAATGGTTGGCGGTCAACTGGGAAAAGCGGATTCTCGACACCGTCTTCGGCTTGGTCGACCGCTACCACCGCAAGGGTCGCGGCATTGTCGCCACCTACGGCAACAACAGCGGCGATCACGACTGGGACAACCTGCAGACCAACGCGCTGGTCGACTATGAGTCGATCGAGGCGGCCGACCTGCTGTTCGAGGATCTGACCGATCCCGACACTGGCGAACCGATCGTGATCGGGGCTCGCCAGATGGTGGTTCCCGGCGCGCTGTACCAGACCGCGCAGTCGATCATCAACGCAACCGAGATTCGTCGCAACACGCAAGCGACCGCCGACGTCGGGTTCGCGGCGAGCCGATCCTACAGCAATCCGTACAGCGGCTTGCCGGCTCCGATCACCAGCCCGTATGTGAAGGCCCGGACGTCGTCGAGCAGCAGCTGGTTCTACGGCGACTTCAAGAAGGCGTTCAAGTACATGCAGAACTGGGCGCCCGAAACCGTCACCGCCATCGCGGGCAACGAGGACGAATTCGAGCGCGACATCGCGTTCAAGTCGAAGTCGAGCGAGATGGGCCAGGTCGCGGTCGACGAACCTCGCTGCGTGCAGAAGAACACCGAGTAA
- a CDS encoding phage virion morphogenesis protein → MATTTETIEASDLTAALNTSLDRMIADDFRSPLEEMLDIFHKGVEENFRSESSPDGVSWAPRKYAGDGHPLLFLTGAMFKEAMFGTLNFADKAARQIIDREDVPYAGVHNFGFPERNIPQREFFGASEERLKEMDPVIADYGLEFF, encoded by the coding sequence ATGGCGACGACGACGGAAACAATCGAGGCGAGCGATTTGACGGCGGCGCTCAACACCTCGCTGGATCGAATGATCGCTGACGACTTTCGCTCGCCGCTCGAGGAAATGCTCGACATCTTCCACAAGGGCGTGGAGGAAAACTTTCGTAGCGAGTCGTCGCCAGACGGAGTCAGCTGGGCGCCGCGAAAATACGCCGGCGACGGTCACCCGCTGCTCTTCCTGACAGGCGCCATGTTCAAAGAAGCGATGTTCGGCACACTCAACTTCGCCGACAAGGCGGCCCGCCAGATCATTGACCGCGAAGACGTTCCATACGCCGGCGTTCACAACTTCGGATTCCCCGAACGCAACATTCCGCAGCGTGAGTTTTTTGGCGCCAGTGAAGAGCGACTAAAGGAAATGGACCCAGTTATCGCCGACTACGGCCTGGAGTTTTTCTAG
- a CDS encoding phage tail tube protein → MVTNVSGFQTQFGLGPQHASNLATRQFEHFGCSIDKQENIVITDGMIGKRSPVGDSAQFGVYTVGGSVSLQPRPDELDFLLPYILGAAEGTDALADVFALADTLPDLVATVDREIKVQTYRGLKVNQATFRSSAGGTLGLDLDLQGKLADADANQGTFPDILSTISAKRPYIHHQSTITVNDVEIEVDNSVITIDNALDLGQFNNSQARSLIVEGPRVITWAFDTELDDAALANLIANAARGVTGSTSYTNGTDTLTFTFGLLQKPRTQIPIQGKGVIRPSHQFIAYEDLANSEPQLVVTNTNE, encoded by the coding sequence ATGGTCACCAACGTCTCCGGATTCCAAACTCAGTTCGGTCTCGGTCCGCAGCATGCCAGCAACTTGGCGACGCGACAGTTCGAGCACTTTGGTTGCTCGATCGACAAGCAGGAAAACATCGTCATTACCGATGGCATGATCGGCAAGCGGTCTCCGGTCGGCGATTCGGCCCAGTTCGGCGTCTATACGGTCGGCGGTTCGGTCAGCCTGCAACCTCGCCCTGACGAGCTGGATTTCCTTCTTCCGTATATTCTGGGCGCCGCCGAGGGGACCGACGCCCTGGCCGACGTCTTCGCCCTAGCTGACACGCTTCCTGATCTGGTCGCAACGGTCGACCGAGAAATCAAGGTCCAGACCTACCGCGGACTGAAGGTCAATCAAGCCACGTTCCGCAGTTCGGCCGGCGGCACGCTTGGGCTTGATCTCGACCTGCAGGGAAAGCTGGCCGACGCCGATGCGAATCAAGGCACATTCCCCGACATCCTGTCGACCATCTCGGCGAAGCGTCCGTACATCCACCACCAATCGACCATCACGGTCAACGATGTTGAGATCGAGGTCGACAACTCGGTGATCACGATCGACAACGCCCTGGACCTCGGCCAGTTCAACAACAGCCAAGCCCGGAGCCTGATCGTCGAGGGCCCTCGCGTCATCACCTGGGCGTTCGACACCGAACTGGACGACGCCGCCCTGGCGAACCTGATCGCCAACGCGGCCCGCGGCGTCACCGGATCAACCAGCTACACCAACGGCACCGACACGCTCACGTTTACGTTCGGCCTGTTGCAAAAACCCCGCACCCAAATCCCGATCCAGGGCAAGGGCGTGATCCGGCCGAGTCACCAATTCATCGCCTACGAAGACCTGGCGAACAGCGAACCGCAACTGGTCGTCACCAACACCAACGAATAG